The Austwickia sp. genome includes a region encoding these proteins:
- the cbiQ gene encoding cobalt ECF transporter T component CbiQ, whose amino-acid sequence MHLTALDDAAWTSPWRRRPVADKALLSLALVLTALFAPPFPGGVLVGLLAAGCLLGPARVPARLLVEAAGPPLVFVLVGALSVVIAVGDPVPGAWWAAGPLSIGPESAARAAGLVVHGLAGALAVLVLATTTPMVDLITAARRLRVPAACLDIAALVYRLLFVLLDVAVAAHAAQAARLGGAGGTRDRIRAAGATAGTVLVRAWAQARRLTDGLAGRGYEDDLRTLGVTRPRSARFEAAALAAVAGVWLVCLAPWPGLAS is encoded by the coding sequence GTGCACCTGACCGCCCTGGACGACGCCGCCTGGACCAGCCCCTGGCGGCGTCGACCCGTCGCGGACAAGGCGCTGTTGAGCCTCGCCCTGGTGCTCACCGCCCTGTTCGCGCCGCCGTTCCCGGGCGGCGTGCTGGTGGGGCTGCTCGCCGCGGGGTGCCTGCTCGGACCCGCCCGGGTGCCGGCGCGGCTGCTGGTAGAGGCGGCTGGGCCGCCGCTGGTGTTCGTGCTCGTCGGTGCCCTGTCGGTGGTGATCGCCGTCGGGGACCCGGTCCCCGGGGCGTGGTGGGCTGCCGGCCCGCTGTCGATCGGGCCGGAATCGGCGGCCCGGGCCGCCGGACTGGTCGTGCACGGGCTGGCGGGGGCGCTGGCCGTTCTGGTCCTGGCGACAACCACCCCGATGGTGGACCTGATCACCGCGGCGCGGCGGCTGCGCGTCCCGGCTGCCTGCCTGGACATCGCCGCGCTCGTCTACCGGCTGCTGTTCGTGCTGCTCGACGTCGCGGTCGCCGCGCACGCCGCGCAGGCGGCCCGGCTCGGCGGCGCGGGCGGCACGCGGGACCGGATCCGCGCGGCCGGCGCCACCGCGGGGACGGTGCTGGTGCGCGCGTGGGCCCAGGCGCGGCGGCTGACCGACGGCCTCGCGGGGCGCGGCTACGAGGACGACCTGCGCACCCTCGGGGTGACCCGCCCCAGGTCTGCGCGGTTCGAGGCGGCGGCCCTCGCGGCGGTCGCCGGGGTGTGGCTGGTCTGCCTGGCGCCGTGGCCGGGGCTGGCCTCATGA
- a CDS encoding precorrin-8X methylmutase: MGGETAGTAETAAGTDGYEYRKSGADIYTESFRIIRAEADLSRFPADVERVVVRMCHAAGDVTIADEVEFSPHVVAAAEAALAGGAPILCDSTMVATGIIRARLPRANDVVCLLPEPGLADLARERGTTKTAAAVELWAERGLLAGAVVAIGNAPTALFRLLELVAAGSDRPAAVFGIPVGFVGAAESKQALVDSGLGLDYLVVRGRRGGSAVTVAAVNATASAAE, encoded by the coding sequence ATGGGCGGCGAGACGGCGGGTACGGCGGAAACGGCGGCCGGCACCGACGGGTACGAGTACCGCAAGTCCGGCGCGGACATTTACACCGAGTCGTTCCGGATCATCCGCGCCGAGGCGGATCTGAGCCGGTTCCCGGCCGACGTCGAGCGGGTCGTCGTGCGCATGTGCCACGCGGCCGGGGACGTGACGATCGCCGACGAGGTGGAGTTCAGCCCGCACGTGGTGGCGGCCGCGGAGGCCGCCCTGGCCGGGGGCGCCCCGATCCTGTGCGACTCGACGATGGTCGCGACGGGCATCATCCGCGCCCGGCTGCCGCGCGCCAACGACGTGGTCTGCCTCCTGCCGGAGCCCGGGCTGGCCGACCTCGCCCGCGAGCGAGGCACCACGAAGACGGCGGCCGCCGTGGAGCTGTGGGCGGAACGCGGGCTTCTGGCCGGGGCGGTCGTCGCGATCGGGAATGCGCCGACGGCGCTGTTCCGGCTGTTGGAGCTGGTGGCGGCGGGATCCGACCGCCCAGCCGCGGTGTTCGGGATCCCGGTGGGCTTCGTCGGGGCGGCCGAATCCAAGCAGGCCCTGGTGGACAGCGGGTTGGGCCTGGACTACCTCGTCGTCCGCGGCCGGCGGGGCGGTTCCGCCGTGACGGTTGCCGCCGTGAACGCGACCGCCTCGGCGGCCGAGTGA
- a CDS encoding cobalamin biosynthesis protein: MPTQPGPEPLPGVPACVVAAHGTRDRDGVAACRALIDRVRGLLPGVAVHEGYVELVEPPIADAVRAAFAGGADQAVVVPLMLGTGTHVREDIPEAIAAGLDGPALLTRVRYTRPLGADPRLLAAVHARAAAAAAAAGDWPLRDVGVVFLGRGAKVPEANADHARLARLFAERTGAAVEAAFIQVSRPSLPEALGRLATLGHRRIVVAPNFLLPGLLRTWMREQAQAWAATHPEVEVAVADVIGDCDELAAVVADRYRESADDLAPGAGSAAARVLGGTAGSAEPGGISATEGAGAGEDGAPVYLSGLRLAGREVLVVGAGHVADRRVPRLLESGARVRLISPTLSVRLRGLVRSGAEIAWEQRPYADGDVGSAWYVLACTNDPEVNARVAAEAEAARVFCVRADAARLGTAYTPAVERAAGLTVAVVGDRDPRRSVRVRDALLQVLHD, encoded by the coding sequence ATGCCGACGCAGCCCGGGCCTGAGCCCCTGCCGGGGGTCCCCGCCTGCGTGGTCGCCGCGCACGGCACGCGGGACCGCGACGGGGTGGCGGCCTGCCGCGCGCTGATCGACCGGGTGCGCGGCCTGCTGCCGGGCGTGGCGGTGCACGAGGGGTACGTCGAGCTCGTCGAGCCGCCGATTGCCGATGCGGTGCGGGCGGCGTTCGCGGGGGGCGCCGATCAAGCGGTGGTCGTGCCGCTGATGCTGGGTACGGGCACCCATGTGCGCGAGGACATCCCGGAGGCCATCGCGGCCGGCCTCGACGGCCCGGCGCTGCTGACCCGGGTGCGCTATACCCGGCCGCTCGGGGCCGACCCGCGCCTGCTTGCTGCAGTTCACGCCCGCGCGGCCGCTGCCGCCGCGGCTGCGGGGGACTGGCCGCTGCGCGACGTCGGGGTGGTCTTCCTCGGCCGCGGCGCGAAGGTGCCCGAGGCGAATGCCGATCACGCCCGCCTCGCGCGGCTGTTCGCGGAGCGGACGGGTGCCGCGGTGGAGGCGGCGTTCATCCAGGTGAGCAGGCCCTCGCTGCCCGAGGCGCTGGGCCGGCTCGCGACGCTGGGGCATCGTCGGATCGTCGTGGCCCCGAACTTCCTGCTGCCCGGACTGCTGCGGACCTGGATGCGCGAGCAGGCCCAGGCGTGGGCGGCGACCCACCCCGAGGTCGAGGTGGCCGTCGCCGACGTCATCGGCGACTGCGACGAGCTCGCGGCCGTCGTCGCCGACCGGTACCGCGAGTCCGCGGACGACCTGGCGCCGGGCGCAGGGTCCGCTGCCGCTCGCGTGTTGGGGGGGACGGCCGGGTCGGCCGAGCCCGGGGGGATCAGCGCGACGGAGGGGGCGGGCGCGGGAGAGGACGGCGCGCCGGTCTACCTGTCGGGGCTGCGCCTCGCGGGGCGCGAGGTGCTCGTCGTCGGCGCCGGCCACGTCGCCGACCGGCGGGTGCCGCGGCTGCTGGAGTCGGGCGCGCGGGTCCGGCTGATCTCGCCGACGCTGAGCGTGCGGCTGCGCGGGTTGGTCCGATCGGGCGCCGAGATCGCCTGGGAGCAAAGGCCGTACGCCGACGGCGACGTGGGCTCGGCGTGGTACGTGCTGGCCTGCACGAACGACCCGGAGGTCAACGCGCGGGTGGCGGCCGAGGCGGAGGCGGCCCGGGTGTTCTGCGTGCGGGCCGACGCGGCGCGGCTCGGCACGGCGTACACGCCCGCGGTCGAACGCGCCGCGGGCCTGACCGTCGCGGTGGTCGGCGACCGCGACCCGCGGCGCTCGGTGCGGGTGCGGGACGCCCTGCTGCAGGTGCTGCACGACTGA
- a CDS encoding energy-coupling factor ABC transporter substrate-binding protein produces MSEHARPPRRWISALCVLATVVLLVACWVLAPRPSGEGEAFAGTDATASATLEEAGVTPWFQPLFAPGSGEIESGLFALQAAAGAGLFGYAVGRLHGRRRGQREADSGASSPASEPTGSGV; encoded by the coding sequence ATGTCTGAGCACGCCCGGCCCCCGCGCCGCTGGATCAGCGCGCTGTGCGTCCTCGCGACGGTCGTGCTGCTCGTCGCCTGCTGGGTCCTCGCCCCGCGGCCCTCCGGCGAGGGGGAGGCCTTCGCCGGCACCGACGCGACGGCCTCGGCCACGCTGGAGGAGGCCGGGGTCACGCCCTGGTTCCAGCCCCTGTTCGCCCCGGGCAGCGGCGAGATCGAGTCCGGGCTGTTCGCGCTGCAGGCGGCGGCGGGGGCGGGGCTGTTCGGGTACGCCGTGGGCCGCCTGCACGGTCGTCGCCGCGGCCAGCGCGAGGCCGACTCGGGAGCAAGCTCGCCCGCGAGCGAGCCGACCGGCTCCGGGGTCTGA
- a CDS encoding cobalt-precorrin-5B (C(1))-methyltransferase translates to MSGGRAGQLSASGLRPGWTTGACAVAASRAAFVALRTGAFPDPVRVELPGGSPEFALTASEFRDGAAMVAVTKDAGDDPDVTHGAVVRAWLSPGAPGSGITYAAGPGVGTVTLPGLPLAVGEPAINPMPRRMIEDNLRAAAALDGLDVTDVLVRIGIDRGEDIARHTLNPRLGIIGGLSVLGTTGVVVPYSCSAWIDSIRRGVDVARAAGLRHVAGCTGSTSERVAREVHALPDLALLDMGDFVGAVLKYLRDRPVERLTICGGFAKLSKLADGHLDLHSGRSSVDVGYLARLAGLPAIGEATTALGALQVATAHGVPLGDLVAAAARDEALRVLGGAHVDVDVICIDRAGTIVGRA, encoded by the coding sequence GTGAGCGGTGGTCGGGCCGGCCAACTCTCGGCGTCCGGCCTGCGCCCGGGGTGGACGACCGGGGCGTGTGCCGTGGCGGCGTCCCGGGCGGCGTTCGTCGCGCTGCGCACCGGGGCGTTTCCCGATCCGGTTCGCGTCGAACTTCCGGGCGGATCTCCCGAATTCGCTTTAACCGCAAGCGAATTCCGGGACGGTGCGGCGATGGTCGCGGTCACCAAAGACGCCGGGGACGATCCGGACGTGACGCACGGAGCGGTGGTCCGCGCGTGGCTGAGCCCGGGTGCGCCGGGCTCGGGAATCACGTACGCCGCGGGCCCCGGCGTCGGCACCGTCACCCTCCCGGGACTGCCCCTGGCCGTCGGCGAGCCGGCCATCAACCCGATGCCTCGCCGGATGATCGAGGACAACCTGCGCGCAGCGGCCGCGCTCGACGGGCTTGACGTGACCGATGTGCTCGTCCGGATCGGCATCGACCGCGGCGAAGACATCGCCCGGCACACCCTCAACCCCCGCCTCGGCATCATCGGCGGCCTGTCCGTGCTGGGCACGACGGGCGTCGTCGTGCCGTACTCGTGTTCGGCCTGGATCGACAGCATCCGCCGCGGGGTCGACGTCGCCCGGGCGGCGGGGCTGCGGCACGTGGCGGGCTGCACGGGCTCGACGTCGGAGCGCGTGGCGCGCGAGGTGCACGCCCTGCCCGACCTGGCCCTGCTGGACATGGGGGATTTCGTCGGGGCCGTGCTGAAGTACCTGCGGGATCGGCCGGTCGAGCGGCTCACGATCTGCGGAGGGTTCGCGAAGCTGAGCAAGCTGGCGGACGGCCACCTGGACCTGCATTCCGGCCGCTCCAGCGTCGACGTCGGCTACCTGGCGCGTCTCGCCGGGCTCCCCGCGATCGGCGAGGCCACGACGGCCTTGGGCGCGCTCCAGGTCGCCACCGCGCACGGCGTACCCCTCGGCGACCTCGTCGCCGCCGCGGCCCGCGACGAGGCGCTGCGCGTCCTCGGCGGGGCGCACGTGGACGTCGACGTGATCTGCATCGACCGCGCGGGGACGATCGTCGGCCGCGCCTGA
- a CDS encoding energy-coupling factor ABC transporter permease: MHIAEGFLPPAHCALWFAAATPFVVHGARAAAREARADPENRLLLAAAGAFTLVLSAIKLPSATGSSSHPTGTGLGAVLFKPPVMAFLGTVVLLFQALLLAHGGLTTLGANVFSMAVAGPWAGYAAFRALQSLRLPAEAGVFAAMFVADLSTYVVTALQLAIAYPDPASGLAGAAAKFLGVFALTQIPLALAEGFLGVVVYRFLRRVAGSDLARTPLARGRSGLSGRTREETSHV, from the coding sequence ATGCACATCGCCGAAGGATTCCTCCCGCCTGCGCACTGCGCGCTCTGGTTCGCGGCGGCTACCCCGTTCGTCGTCCACGGCGCCCGCGCCGCGGCCCGTGAGGCCCGCGCGGACCCGGAGAACCGGTTACTGCTCGCCGCGGCGGGCGCCTTCACGCTGGTCCTGTCCGCGATCAAGCTGCCGTCGGCGACGGGAAGCTCTTCGCACCCCACCGGGACCGGGCTGGGGGCGGTGCTCTTCAAACCGCCGGTGATGGCGTTCCTCGGCACGGTCGTCCTGCTGTTCCAGGCGCTCCTGCTCGCGCACGGCGGCCTCACCACCCTCGGCGCCAACGTCTTCTCGATGGCCGTCGCGGGGCCTTGGGCCGGGTACGCCGCGTTCCGCGCCCTGCAGTCTCTCCGGCTGCCCGCCGAGGCGGGCGTGTTCGCAGCGATGTTCGTGGCCGACCTCTCGACGTACGTCGTGACCGCCCTCCAACTGGCGATCGCCTACCCGGACCCGGCCAGCGGACTCGCCGGCGCCGCCGCGAAGTTCCTGGGGGTCTTCGCCCTCACCCAGATCCCGCTCGCCCTCGCCGAGGGCTTCCTCGGCGTGGTGGTCTACCGCTTCCTGCGCCGTGTCGCGGGCAGCGACTTGGCGCGGACCCCGCTGGCCAGGGGCCGGTCCGGCCTGTCCGGGCGGACCCGCGAGGAGACCAGCCATGTCTGA